The nucleotide window CGGATTTAGCAGGACCTTTAGTGACTAATTTCTCACATTCGATAGGATTTGTGAGCAGTTTTATCCTCACCGAAGTGAAGTTGATTTTTGCGGCTGGTTTTCTCTTGCTGATGGGGAATCTTTTCTTCTGACCAACAAGCTCTACATCGACGGCCTTTATTCTATCACCTAAAGCAAGCTTGGTAACATTCGTAATTTTGTTGTGAAGGAATACTTCAAAAGATATAAAACTTGCCCTTTCTAATGGCCCAAACCTTGCTAGCAATTCCTTAGCTGTTGGTAACTCCATATCATAACATAAATCATACTTTATATTTTGGAAGCCATCCAATTTGGttaaaaatatattttCGAATTGGTCCCTGACAACATCGCTAAGCATCATGAGAGTTTCCTGGGCGTATAACTTTAATATCTCATAATTATTAACAGATAGGTTGCTTAAAATGTTAATTTTAGTAGTCTTATCGAAAATTGTAGGTGTTTGGAATCCTTCATTCACATATTTTGAAGTCGCAACAGTTGCAGATGAATCAATTTCAGAATAAAACTCCAGGTACCCATCTGAAGAAAGATCCATTGTTGCCAAGTACTTTATTGTACCTTTAAATAATTGGTATGAAGAAAATCCATGCAAAAGGACTTTATTACCATTCACACCACCACCGTTCAACAGAGCGGCCATTAAAGTCGAAAATTGAAAATGACCGAACCCACCTAATGAGCTAGAGTGAGAGCTATTAGAATGGAAGCCCCTTTGGTTCAACCAAAGCCTACCCAATATGCAAGCCTCTTTAAATGATTCTGTTTGCTTTTTTGTTGTATACAAGTACTTCAAGTAATGTTCATGCGTGGTGGCTGACAAAATACTGAAGTTGTAAAATGGTGTTGGGATCTTACTATCCTTATCAACCCTAATGCAATTATTATTTGGTAACAACTTCTTCGACTCAAATACACCATATGGGAACCCGACAATCAAATTGATGGAGAATTTGGTCTTATAAAAGTTGTATTCAGAAGAGTTTGGAACTTCGCAACTTATATTCAGAATTGGTTGCAACGTATCACCGTTGAAATAAGAATACTCTAAATGCAAAAAGTCCAAACTATTCTTCTTAAAAGCAAGAACCAAGTGGTGAGTCAGGTACGCGAGGTATACACTTCTCTTGTGCAAACACCTGAAGTTTAAGAAGTCTTTCTTCTCAAACAACTCGCCCGGCATTGTCAACAAAACATCAACTTTAGAGCCCCAGGGCTGGTAGATTGCCGATTTTAATGCAAAGGAGCCAATCAAAGATACATCAGGTGTCTTGTAGTTGAACTTATATTGCGTAGAGCTAGAAGGTTTAGGCTCACAAAAAGGAATCGATACCACTTTACCTTTGAAAAACCCTTGTACCTCCTCCAGAGTATGTTCCGTCCATTCTGGAACCTCCTGGATCACATCGTATAACTTATGAAGGAATTTTTCAACACGCAAAATATGCGCATCCTTTAGTCTTAGCTGTTGCAGAAGTTCATCAATCTGCAATTTAAAGATATTGGACTTAAACAATTCCGCTGTTTCCCTGGCAATCTGGATATCTTGCGAAATCAAATCCCCGCCCCTTCTCGGTTTATCTTTCATCTCCATTTCATCGCCATCATTTTCTGTGTCAGTTTCTGAATCCTGATCACTTTCAGCAACTTCATTAACTATTTTATCATCAACATCATCTGACACAACCAATGCCCTTTTATTCGTTGAGGCGTCCTTCGCATCTAAAAACTCAGATGCATTTCTTTTAACAGGAGCCATTTGAATAGATGCTTGAATAGATAGCCGCTTGCAACTTGTCAAACCTACTTCAACTATTATCAGTAAGTAGTATCCTCTATTAACTACTACAATTCTTTCAGTGAATTCACCTCATCGCACGTTTCTTTTCCCAGTTGAAAATTTTCTAGTGGAAAATTTCAGATTTTTGCGTCTATCATTGTCTACGGCAATGTCGGATGCACGTTTCGTATTAGATTATAAACGAGATCTAGTAAAGTTTAGGACGAGCTAAAATTAAACCTGGAGCAGACAGTGCGCAAATCCTACGTATTTAAAAAGAAGGATTACGTATTTTTTAGTAGGAAAATGGGGCAACTGGTATGACAATTAGAATAAACTTCACTTTATACTTGAATAAAAACTTCAATAAAACCCAACACGTTTACAATAAAAGTTCCTAACTAGGAAAAGAAGGAACTATAATTAATTAAAATGCTTTATTTTTAGAGACTTATTAATGCATAAAGCATGGTAAACTTTTTATATGGTTGTATTCGACAGTTGAACCCCATGTTAATAATAGATTTGTTGTGCCTACCGCCACTCACTTGCTCCGCTCAATTACTAAAGCTGTATATGGCCGCAAGACGTTTAATATTAGCCGCGTGTCTACTACCAGAGTTCAATGCGTAAGTTTGAATTCAACGACTCTCGATTCAGGAGgtttctttttttaaataCACAAGCAAATACTGGGAAGTGTCTTTGTCTCATATTTAAAGTGATGAGAAAACCTCCAGGAGTCCTTGGCTTGTGCATTTAGGTGAATCTATGATTTGTGTGATGTCATAATAGAATAACTCCATTAgaaaatgaaattattGAGCATTTTAAGCGGGGCGTCTTTAGCAACTGCAGCATTATCCGGTGATAATCGTAAAGAAAGTTCATCTAATACGCCACCTATTGTAGTCAAAGGTAATGCATTTTTTAATTCCGCAACTAATCAGCGGTTCTATATCCGTGGTGTAGATTACCAGCCCGGTGGATCTTCATTATTGAGTGATCCTTTGGCCAGTACAGAGGTGTGTGGACGTGACATTGAGTATTTTAAAGAGCTCGGAATCAATACTGTTAGGGTTTACACCGTTGACAACACTGCTAATCATGACGAGTGTATGTCAAAACTGGCAGACGCTGGGATTTATCTCATAGTAGATGTTAATACGCCCACTGCTTCACTTTCAAGGAGTGATCCTAAATGCTCTTACAATGCCCATTATTTGCAGAGTATTTTTGCAACAATTGATGCATTTGAGAAGTATGATAATGTTCTTGGGTTTTTCGCTGGTAACGAAGTTATCAATGATGAGAAAACGACCAATACTGCGCCTTATATAAAGGCCGTAGTAAGAGATATGAAGAAGTACATGAAGGCAAGGAACTACAGGAGAATTCCAGTGGGTTACAGTGCAGCTGATGTCGCACAAAACCGTCTAGAAGTAGCTCAGTACTTCAACTGTGGTGACGACGAAGATGCTAGAATTGACATGTGTGGTATTAACGATTATTCTTGGTGTGGACAGTCCTCTTTTGAGGTCTCTGGCTACTCCGCCAAGATGAAACTATACGAAAACTACTCTATACCCATCTTTTTATCGGAGTTGGGTTGTAACATGGTTCCAACCTCTAGACCATTCACTGAAATGGAAGCCATTTATTCTTCGAAAATGTCTTCCGTCTTTTCTGGTGCATTGGTCTACGAATATTCTGAAGAACCAAACCACTATGGTCTAGTAAAGATTGATGGTGACAAAGTAACTAAACTTGATGATTTTCAAAACTTGAAGAATAAATATGCAGAAGTGAAGAACCCTGAAGGTGATGGTGGCTACTCAGAATCTAATAAACATTCTACTTGCCCGGAAGTGAAGTCCGGTGTATGGGAAGCAAGCAACGTTTTGCCAGATATGCCTAGTGCTGCATCTGCGTTATTTAAGAACGGTGCTGGTACTCCATTAGGTACTGGCGTTGCGACCCAGCAAATGTGCGGTGATAATAGTCCTGTTGGTGGTGGCAGCGGTGGTAGTGGTTCTGGAGGCAGCTCATCTTCCCCTCCTGCTCATTCTACTTCGAGCTCATCCACAAGCTCTTCTCCAAGCTCTTCGATTCAATCGTCACACTCAACTAAGTCTACTCATTCAAGTAGCTCAAAAGGTGGTGCAGATCAGGTTTTCCGGGCTCCAGCATTTGCCACAGTAATGATGTTTATCGCAAATATTCTTTTGTGAATTTCCTGAGCACTCTACATTGCATTCTCCTGTCATTGATTTAGATGTACCGCGATATATGTTATAGATTTGGATTATATATGAGCTTTTTGCAAAGAAAAGGATGGGAAATGAAAAACGTTGATATTGTTATCTGAGTATAATGCCGTGGCGGACAGCATGTCATTGAGACCCCTAATTTGTATCCAGCCATCATTATATAAAGTATTATATGTTGTCAGTAGATGACTCCTTAGTATCCTTTCTTAAAATATATCATCAATTTCAACCCTGCTCCAACCACCTGTGATGATATGATGATACCTTTGTCTCGTCAGCGCAGCCAGGTTAAAATGCACCATTTTGTTTACAAACACATGTGGATCCGTTGAAACAAAAGCCGCAGCCCTCGTCACCTGGACCGTCAATCCTACAGCTATTACTTCTTGCTGCAGAAATTTCTGATTCACTCGAGTCAGTTAACCTCTTGAAAACAGGTAAATTCACAAGCGTATTCGGCACTTTCTTCCTACGAATAGATATCAATGTCGTATTCGCCTGTTGTGATTCAACATTATGGATCTTAGCATTAGATTCAAGAATTCTAATCCTATTCAGTAGTATTCCGTTCTGCCGTTCCATTTCGGCTAATTTTACGCGATAGCCAGCCTCAACGCTCACTAGTTCCTGTTTAATTTTCACAATTTTTTGCTCCAACAGGGCCTTTTCGTCCTCTAACTCACTGAATCTTTTCGCCTGGCGTTCTCTATATGCTCTTTGGGCTTCACGGTTCTGCCGTCTTCGTTTTCCATTCGTATCTATgtcatcatcttcatcagaaGCTTCGTTAGGATTGCTATTATTCACTTTAGGCTTTCTACCGGGTTTAATCTTCGGTGGTACAGTCCAAGTCTTTAATAACTTAAGACGCAAATTGCTACCACTCGCTGTTTCATTCCTCGTCAATGTACCCATTGATTTGGGTTGCAATTCCCTATATGTAACACCTTCTTTCTGGCACAACTTCATAAAATCGTGACTATAATCCTATTATGACATCTTATGAAACAAGCTCCACCCATAATAGAACCATAAGACAACGTATCTCTTTATAGGATAAGATATCTCTTTGTATTGTATAGTTTGTCACTCCATCATGATGTTCTATCGCAGGTACTTATGAAAGTTCCATGCGGCTTAGCTAATGTGGAGTGTAATCCCACAGTGTACGGTTGGAATCTTGCGAGAGTTCGGGTAACTTAttaatttctttttttACTATTAAGCTTTTCCTTTCTATTGTGGGAGAAGAAATGTATATCAGCAAACCTACACCGAAGAGTTACGTACAACGTTCACGAAAAGTTGGTAGCGAATTATCAATATCACTGAAAGAAAGACTGAGTTCATTCCCTAGTCAAATCACTTTAAAATTCAGCATATTTTATCTTTTTAAATTGCAGTTTACTAGATTTGCTTCGTTAATAGGTAGTGTACGTCAGATACGGTTTGAAGCATAACGAAAACCTATTAATACAGCGCAATTATTACGAGCTTATAGTCATTTAATTATTACACAGGTTGTAAAGATGCTGGAATTGGCTCGTGGTTCACGTTGGAAAGACCAAATCTCGAGATTTAATAGTTTAAAAGGATGGTGCCTCCTTATGTTTCTGTCTGTGAGGAGCGTTTCAGCTGTGGGAACAGATTTAGGTTGTTATTCTTCAATACCTCAGTCATTCTTAGATCATGAATACCAATTTAACTATCAGAGTAGTCTAGCCTGCTCTCAATCATGCGAGAAGGAGGGAGCTACCTATTTTGCATTACACAACTATGGGTACTGTTACTGTGGGAATACAGATCCAAGTAACCTGTCAAAAAGTAATGACTGTGATACTTATTGCTATGGGTATGCAGAGGAAAACTGTGGGGGTAAGAACGCTTACCGTATCTTTAAAATGGATGAAGATGGTTCTGGGTCTGGGGGTGGCCAGCAAGGTAGTGCATCGCCATCTTCGCCCCCTTCAGGCTCAAATGGTGGTACACCTTCTACGAATACAAACCAGCAAACTGCTCCTCCAGGCGCTTCTAATGATCCTCAGCAAGGCTCTCCAACTACTGTGGAACCAACTGTGGTTACTATGACTTCAATTGAAACCAGGGGTGGTTCGGTTGTTTATGTCACTACAAATGCTCCAGCTGACTCGTCACCATCTTCTACTTCAAGCGGCTCATCTGATAACTCAAAGAACAGCGGTAAATCCGTACAGACAAGTACTTTGATCGGAGCAATTGTCGGTAGTGTGGTGGGACTCGTACTATTTGCTCTTCTACTCCTCATTGCTTTAAGACGAATTGCAGCTAGACGAGAGCAGGCAAGAATGGAAAAGGAATACCAAGAGGCTATCAAGCCTGTAGACTACGATGAAACAATGTACTTACCTTCAGTTCTAACCGATAAAACGTTGCATGAAAAAACCTCCGCGAAGATGAACCCATTTGATGATAATAGGCGATTCAGTACCGGTTCAGTGGTTATTGACTCGCCCGTCATCGCCAATACTACATTAACTGTGGTTAACCCCGATAACGCGTGAGAAAATAGGTTTGTTATCAGACATGACTTTCACATGGGTAAAAGCTTTATTAACAATACACaatttattttatatatattctaTAATTAAACTAATATGTAACATTGTTAAGTTAAAATGCTTGGTTTAAGTCACTATATTGTACGAATGATGTTTCTATCGTACTTATGAATCTGGTCACGTCAAAATGGAAAAACATCGCTTTTAATTTCAACAAAACATAAAAGTTAAAAACAATACGCCTCccttttttatttataaCAGTATTACCATAGAGAAGCTACTTCTACCCCCCAACATTTAATTAAAATTAGGCGATAAGTAGGCTTTCTGTAAATATGTACCTTAATGATATGCTTAACTAACCTTAGGTAAATAAAAtaagaaataaaaaaatcaaCCACTGTACAACTCAGAAAAATTGGCAGATATAGAACAAATCAGTGGGTGGATACTAACTTCTACCTGAATCATCTTTACCAGATTTGACATAGGTGGGTAGCATAGCGAAACACTAGGTATTCCTTCTAATATTCAATATTCgttaaatacaataaagGGGAGGATTAAAATGACAGGTATTAGGGATGAGACAGTAGTACCTaaggatgaagaagaactaTTGAATTACTTTCTTGATGTGCGTGTCCAACTTTCGAAAATGAAGCAAGACAGAAAACAATTTTTGCATTCAAAGGATGTTAGAGCTACTTATCAAAGAGTGCTTACTAAAGTACGGGAGTTGGATGAACTTCGTAAAAGGAAATTAGGTATTATGGGCGCTAATGCTGCTAAAATTACTTTGATTCACTCTCCTGAAGTTCGTACTCGGGTTGATTCGGTCATTGATGATATCTTTCAATTATTGTGTTTAAGCTTCCTGACAGTAGGATTGAAGAATGGTGCAGCGGCAAAATATTCATCGTTAAGCACTGTCCAGAGCCTCTTAGAACATTTAGACGAGTCCGGTGTCTTTACCCATCATGATCTGGGGCCTATAAAAGAGCGCCTTGATGAAATAGTAGGTATTGttaataaaaataacaCCCCAGATACAACTGAGTCTACAATAGAAGACAACGAAGTTTTAGAGCAGTTAGATGCGGAGAAAAGAGCAAACAAGGTTGAAGAATATTTATTGATACAAGCAAAGTTACAAAGTTGTCTTACTAAGTATCAAGAGGTGAAGGATAAGCTTGAGGCAATCCCTGAAGCGTTGCAGCCTTTCATAGAGCAATTGTTCCAGATTAGGCGGGAGCTGCTGTCGTTAGCAGCACTTAAAATAGATATCGATGATTCAAATAAGAGCAAAGATCCTCTAGATGCGGTATCAGAGGATGATATTACTGATGCTCTAGAGGATTTAAAGGAGAGACTGGCTGAAATCGAAAGGATGCTCAACCAAGACTGCAATGAAGATGGCAAAATTATTGTGGTAGGTGAATCTGAAAACGAACCTGAGCAAGGCAACTCTGTGTTAAATGGGCTGCTGGACGATTGTCATGATATTATCAACGATCTATCCCACAAGACTAATAAGGGGTTGGTTTTAGACCCTATGATCAAGCCTATTTACGAAGAAGTAAGTAAAATTAAAGCGACCTTGGAAAATCTTTTAGTTACCAGAAGATGGGCCCTAAGAGAAACCGACTTATTCACTTATCAAAAAAGACTATCTGAACTAGATAGCCTGCGCGTTAACTCTAAATTTCCATCACAATCGAAGGATTATAAAGGTCAAGCTGTATTGTTATATTTATTGCGTAGGTGTTACGCCCTTATTTACAAGCTACTGGAGTCTAGTGAGCCAGTATCAGAGTCTTTGCAGCATATTCACAACCAGTCTTCAGCTGTTCGTCGTTGTCTACTAGAACTAAAACGAATGGGAGGTGTTGATCACGAACGTGAGCTCTACCCATATCAAATGAAATTGGCCTCATTAGATAATATGCGAGTAGATGGCAAGTTTTACGATGCAGATGGCAACATTCCAGAAGGTCAAGGCACCCTAAACGTTCTGCTAGCGGAATGCTTCGATATCCTCCATGAGATGAAAATTGAGTTGGAACTACGAGAAGAAGAAGCCCAGGCTGAAAGCCAGTGTGGCGCCAATAAACCTGCAATCGATAAAAATATTCAGATGACAAAAGACACAAGTAACTGTGATATACCAGCTTCCAGGCAAGCTGCGAGGTACTTGGACGTATATGATTATAGCCTAAGCAGCCACTACAATTTTAATGATGAGACCAATTATAGCTACAGCAGCTACGAAGATGATGACACAGCAAATTATGAATAGCAAGATGCCCAGACACGTTATATAATTGGGGTTAGCATTACAACGTATATTGGGTATTATCGTGAGGAGTTGATTTGTAAGCTTTGCATTACTTATGGAAATATCCTTTTTTGAAGCGAATGTTATTTAACATATATATTCAGTTTTATAATGAATAAAGTATTGTTCAGGTATATTTCTCAACTAGTCCATACTCCGATTTGTTGTCGTTTCAACAAATACCCGAATAAAGTTTACAACGCTACATGCGTGGCTTATGCGCAGTCCTCCAATTTAGGAAGAATTTCTAATTGGGTGTTTTCCTCGCTATGGGCCCGGGCCTGGACAGGAAAGGCGCCCCGTAAAATAATGAGGGTATCTTGAATCTTGATTCAAATTTAGAAATCTATAACATATTTTACCTCGCATTCGTCAACTCCGTTAGGAAGAGTAGAACATAAGAAGTAGAAGTTGGCTATACAACCCTGTATACAGAAATGGGTAATGCATTGCGTAGATCTACTAGATTAGCATCAAAGAAAATTGACTTAGACTCTGTGGATGGTGTCAAACAACAAGTCGAAATCCATAAAACTCTTGTTAAGAAGGCTGTTGCAACGAAACGGAACAACGTGAAGGTGTCAAAACCGCCAAAAAAGGTTTCTGCAGATTCTAAGCCTTTGCCAAAAGAGCCTAAACTTGTCCCAAAAGAATCTAAACCTGTGTCAAAAGAATCTAAACATTTGACGAAAGAATCTAAGCCTGTGTCAAAAGAAACTAAAGAACTGGAAGTTGGTGATATCCTTCCTCACATCAAACTAAAAAATcaagaagatgaagatatCGACTTGTGGAAAATTGCAAAGGATAAACCGGTAATCCTGTTTGCATATCCAAAAGCAAGTACTCCGGGTTGCACCCGTCAGGCATGCGGATATCGTGATAACTATGAAGAACTAAGAAAACATGCAGTAATATTTGGTATTAGTGCGGATTCAGTTAAATCTCAAAAAAACTTTCAGCTTAAGCAGCGTCTGCCTTTTGACTTGCTTTCAGATCCCAGTAGAGAATTTCTAGGAATACTTGGAGCTAAGAAGACGCCTCAATCAGGTGTTATTAGGTCTCATTGGATTTTTGCCAATGGGATATTGAAAGTGAAAAGAGTGAAAGTTTCCCCTGAAGTTAGTATAGCAGACAGTAAGAAGGAAGTTCTTGGAGTGATCAACGAATTAAAATCGGAAGCCTGAGATTCACAGGTATCCAACGCTTGTTGCGAACACGAACACTTAGTAAGTACTTATTCAGTAGGCGTTTTACCGATATATATGTTTTCATACAAATGTAATAAAATACCATGTAAAATTAATGTACAAATTTAAGGTTGAAAAATGGGTCCAATATATGCAACGTGGTTGTCGGGGACTAAGATACGTAGTAAAGTTACACTTTCATCGGAATGAAAATGACTACATTCTTATCATGAACTCATCGCCACTCTGTGTGATGTAACGGACCCAGGGATAACTGTTGTATTGTAAATTTGGTTCAGTTATTTTCAAATAGCGGACCTGGATGCCGGAAGTAGTTAAGTATGGAATTTGGAACTTTATGTGAACAGGCCTTTTGAAGTTATATTCTGTGGCATCTCCAATCGATGGTAAGCCCATTTCTGCGGCCATGGAGTAATCTTTACCTCCTGGGAATGACTTTAGTTTCCATAAAATAGCAGCTTTTTCGGGAACCCATTTGATAGATCCGTGCGAATATCTGAATTTTGGGGAATCAGCATCTTCAGGAACAGGAATTAATATTTCCACATTGTTTGCAGTTGATTTTCTTTTGATTTGAGCTTTAGCTCTGCAGTGGACCTCTATCCTTGATCTGGAATGTACCTGTATTTTAACATCGCACCATATTAAGGGTTTCATTGGCGTAGTTAATCTATAACTCATCAATTCAAAATCTCCATCAGGTGGAATAAAAGTGATAATTTTCTCGTTCTCAAATTTGCTCAATCTCACACATTGATGGAACTTTAAGTCTTCTAACTCAATGTTGGATTTCTTCTTCGAAACAGAACTGAAATCTCCAGAATTctcatcgtcatcatctCCTTGAGAGAAAATCCCTTTGTCATTTAATCCCAGTTTTAGGTCTGGCATACCAGAAAGACGAGTTTTTACCTTAACCTTACCAAGAATTTCTGATCTTAAAACTTGGCCCTGTTGTGTTATCAACATGTTTATGGATTCAACAACATCTAAAAATGCTTCATTACGCCCATATTTAATTCCTTCAGGCCTCCAACTAACTGAGTTTGTCAGGCTTTCAGGAGGTCTAACCACgttcttctttttcttcgCAGACCTTATTAATTTAAATGACTTTTGAGTGATGTATTGCCTCAACATCTTCGTTTCCGTTATATGCGGAATACCATAATCCATAACCTCATCTAACAATTCATAAATTATTACGAAATTATCCTTGATGGATTCTTCCTCTACAACTTTCATGTAGTCTTGCAAAACTTCAACTAGTTTATGCAAAAACGAAAAGACCAACGCTACATTAACGGACATTGACCTTGTTAATGACAAAATGTACAAATTATTGTGTTGAATAAACAAATACTGTACACCATTATGGGAAAAACAGGGTGGTAAAACACTTGATTCCTGTTCTTTTTCAATTAATAAGTGTGGGAAATTCTCTATAGCACTGGCTGGAATATCATCTTTGTATTTCCTTGAAAGCAATAGTCTGCCCTTAGAATCACAGAAATATATGCCTGATGTCATTAGCGGAGATTTAAGG belongs to Eremothecium sinecaudum strain ATCC 58844 chromosome IV, complete sequence and includes:
- the GAS5 gene encoding 1,3-beta-glucanosyltransferase (Syntenic homolog of Ashbya gossypii ADL021W; Non-syntenic homolog of Saccharomyces cerevisiae YOL030W (GAS5)), with the protein product MKLLSILSGASLATAALSGDNRKESSSNTPPIVVKGNAFFNSATNQRFYIRGVDYQPGGSSLLSDPLASTEVCGRDIEYFKELGINTVRVYTVDNTANHDECMSKLADAGIYLIVDVNTPTASLSRSDPKCSYNAHYLQSIFATIDAFEKYDNVLGFFAGNEVINDEKTTNTAPYIKAVVRDMKKYMKARNYRRIPVGYSAADVAQNRLEVAQYFNCGDDEDARIDMCGINDYSWCGQSSFEVSGYSAKMKLYENYSIPIFLSELGCNMVPTSRPFTEMEAIYSSKMSSVFSGALVYEYSEEPNHYGLVKIDGDKVTKLDDFQNLKNKYAEVKNPEGDGGYSESNKHSTCPEVKSGVWEASNVLPDMPSAASALFKNGAGTPLGTGVATQQMCGDNSPVGGGSGGSGSGGSSSSPPAHSTSSSSTSSSPSSSIQSSHSTKSTHSSSSKGGADQVFRAPAFATVMMFIANILL
- a CDS encoding HDL020Cp (Syntenic homolog of Saccharomyces cerevisiae YOL028C (YAP7) not in Ashbya gossypii; syntenic homolog of Eremothecium cymbalariae Ecym_8354), producing the protein MKLCQKEGVTYRELQPKSMGTLTRNETASGSNLRLKLLKTWTVPPKIKPGRKPKVNNSNPNEASDEDDDIDTNGKRRRQNREAQRAYRERQAKRFSELEDEKALLEQKIVKIKQELVSVEAGYRVKLAEMERQNGILLNRIRILESNAKIHNVESQQANTTLISIRRKKVPNTLVNLPVFKRLTDSSESEISAARSNSCRIDGPGDEGCGFCFNGSTCVCKQNGAF
- the SLG1 gene encoding Slg1p (Syntenic homolog of Ashbya gossypii ADL020W; Syntenic homolog of Saccharomyces cerevisiae YOR008C (SLG1)), producing MLELARGSRWKDQISRFNSLKGWCLLMFLSVRSVSAVGTDLGCYSSIPQSFLDHEYQFNYQSSLACSQSCEKEGATYFALHNYGYCYCGNTDPSNLSKSNDCDTYCYGYAEENCGGKNAYRIFKMDEDGSGSGGGQQGSASPSSPPSGSNGGTPSTNTNQQTAPPGASNDPQQGSPTTVEPTVVTMTSIETRGGSVVYVTTNAPADSSPSSTSSGSSDNSKNSGKSVQTSTLIGAIVGSVVGLVLFALLLLIALRRIAARREQARMEKEYQEAIKPVDYDETMYLPSVLTDKTLHEKTSAKMNPFDDNRRFSTGSVVIDSPVIANTTLTVVNPDNA
- the CUB1 gene encoding Cub1p (Syntenic homolog of Ashbya gossypii ADL019W; Syntenic homolog of Saccharomyces cerevisiae YPL260W); this encodes MTGIRDETVVPKDEEELLNYFLDVRVQLSKMKQDRKQFLHSKDVRATYQRVLTKVRELDELRKRKLGIMGANAAKITLIHSPEVRTRVDSVIDDIFQLLCLSFLTVGLKNGAAAKYSSLSTVQSLLEHLDESGVFTHHDLGPIKERLDEIVGIVNKNNTPDTTESTIEDNEVLEQLDAEKRANKVEEYLLIQAKLQSCLTKYQEVKDKLEAIPEALQPFIEQLFQIRRELLSLAALKIDIDDSNKSKDPLDAVSEDDITDALEDLKERLAEIERMLNQDCNEDGKIIVVGESENEPEQGNSVLNGLLDDCHDIINDLSHKTNKGLVLDPMIKPIYEEVSKIKATLENLLVTRRWALRETDLFTYQKRLSELDSLRVNSKFPSQSKDYKGQAVLLYLLRRCYALIYKLLESSEPVSESLQHIHNQSSAVRRCLLELKRMGGVDHERELYPYQMKLASLDNMRVDGKFYDADGNIPEGQGTLNVLLAECFDILHEMKIELELREEEAQAESQCGANKPAIDKNIQMTKDTSNCDIPASRQAARYLDVYDYSLSSHYNFNDETNYSYSSYEDDDTANYE
- the DOT5 gene encoding thioredoxin peroxidase DOT5 (Syntenic homolog of Ashbya gossypii ADL018W; Syntenic homolog of Saccharomyces cerevisiae YIL010W (DOT5)), translated to MGNALRRSTRLASKKIDLDSVDGVKQQVEIHKTLVKKAVATKRNNVKVSKPPKKVSADSKPLPKEPKLVPKESKPVSKESKHLTKESKPVSKETKELEVGDILPHIKLKNQEDEDIDLWKIAKDKPVILFAYPKASTPGCTRQACGYRDNYEELRKHAVIFGISADSVKSQKNFQLKQRLPFDLLSDPSREFLGILGAKKTPQSGVIRSHWIFANGILKVKRVKVSPEVSIADSKKEVLGVINELKSEA
- the APM1 gene encoding Apm1p (Syntenic homolog of Ashbya gossypii ADL017C; Syntenic homolog of Saccharomyces cerevisiae YPL259C (APM1)), with the protein product MTSGIYFCDSKGRLLLSRKYKDDIPASAIENFPHLLIEKEQESSVLPPCFSHNGVQYLFIQHNNLYILSLTRSMSVNVALVFSFLHKLVEVLQDYMKVVEEESIKDNFVIIYELLDEVMDYGIPHITETKMLRQYITQKSFKLIRSAKKKKNVVRPPESLTNSVSWRPEGIKYGRNEAFLDVVESINMLITQQGQVLRSEILGKVKVKTRLSGMPDLKLGLNDKGIFSQGDDDDENSGDFSSVSKKKSNIELEDLKFHQCVRLSKFENEKIITFIPPDGDFELMSYRLTTPMKPLIWCDVKIQVHSRSRIEVHCRAKAQIKRKSTANNVEILIPVPEDADSPKFRYSHGSIKWVPEKAAILWKLKSFPGGKDYSMAAEMGLPSIGDATEYNFKRPVHIKFQIPYLTTSGIQVRYLKITEPNLQYNSYPWVRYITQSGDEFMIRM